The DNA sequence CTCTATGTTTAGAGAAAGTTTTTCTGTTATCTCCTTATATCTGTTCCTTATCGTTACTTCAGTAACACCGGCAACATCGGCCACAGACCTCTGTGTTCGCCTTTCCTGTGACATTAGTGCAGCTATGTATATTGCTGCGGCTGCTACACCAGTTGGACCTTTGCCTGAGGTGAGGTCATTGTCTTCGGCCATCTTAAGAATCTCCGTAGCTTTTTTCCTGGCTTCCATGGATAGCTTCAACTTGCTGCAGAACCTGTTAACGTAGTCCTCAGGTTTTGATGGCATTATGTTGAGTTTGAGATATCTGCTCATTATCCTGTATGTTCTACCTATCTCTTTTTTCTTAACCCTAGTAACACTCGCTATTTCATCCAGCGTTCTTGGCACGTTAGTGATCCTGCATGCTGCGTAAATTGAGCCAGCAACAACACCTTCGATGCTTCTTCCTCTAATCATGTTCTGTTTTACTGCCTTTCTGTATATTACGGCTGCGGTCTCTCTTACATCCTGAGGAATACTCAAATTTGAAGACATTCTTTCAAGCTCCTGAAGAGCCTGTGACAGATTTCTCTCTGCAGCATTTGAAACCTTTATTCTTTTCTGCCACTTTCTTAGTCTGTAAAGTTGTGCTCTATTTCGAGTAGGGATAGATTTTCCAAACGAATCTTTATTTTTCCATGATATGTCTGTTGAAAGTCCCTTATCGTGTATTGTGTATGTCATTGGCGATCCAGTTCGTGCGCGGCTTTCAGTCTGTTCAGAATCGAACGCTCGCCACTCCGGACCCTGATCGATATAACTCTCATCAATAACAAGACCGCAATTTTTGCAAATTAGCTCACCACGCTCGTAATCTCTTACTAATTGCGTGGATCCACACTCAGGACACTTTTCTATTTCCTCTATGTTTTTCTTCTTTTGCTCATTTTCCATTTTTATCACTTAACATCTCACACTCAGGTTGCTATAATCACTTATTTCTTCGTTGAAGTTGATCAAGGCATAAGGATTTGAAACTGGGCCAAATATTCTTGTGACAGTGCCTATTGGTCTTTTGCCACCGTCAAACACTTTAGCCTTTATTTTGATGCATCCCTTAATATGGATAACGATTTGGTTTTTCATGACATGAATAACTTCCAAGTGATCATCCTGCATAAACTGAATAGTAAATTCTACTATTTAAATCATTCGTAAATCTCTTAAAAAGTTTTGCAAGCAATATATAATTACTTCTCATATCTCGGAATACAGTCCACAAGCACATAAACACAAAAAGATTGCGTAATATTTTAATTGATTTCCTACTTCGGTTATAGTAATATAAAGATTATCCCTTAAGCCATAATGCTATTTTTTGTGCACTCACATTTATATATATTATACTTAGAAAAGGTTTAATACATGAAAGAATGTCCTTTTAACAATTCTTTTGTTAGGTGTATAAATGACAGTTGAAGGACAGGAAACAACAAAGAGATGCACGGAATGCGGTTCCGAGCATCTCGTGAGAGATTATGAGAGAGGAGAGCTAATCTGTAACGACTGTGGCATGGTCCTAGAGGATTCGTTTATTGATCAGGGACCTGAATGGCGTGCCTTTGACTCCGAGCAGGATGACAGGAGGGCCAGAACGGGGTCTCCAATGACTTTCCTGAGTCACGACAAAGGTTTGGCAACGGAAATATCCTGGTCAAATAAAGACTATTATGGAAAGAGAATACCGCACAAGAACAGAGCACAGATATACCGTGTAAGAAAGTGGCACCAGAGGATTAGGGTAAGCAATGCAGCTGAAAGGAATCTCTCTCTTGCTTTGCAAATGTTGAATGATAATGGTGCAAAACTTGGTACTCCTAAAGACATTAAAGAGACTGCTGCGCTTATTTATAGGAAAGCAGTTGAGAAGAATCTTATTCGTGGCAGAAGTATTGAGAGCATAGTATGCGCGTCCATATATGCTGCTTGCAGAATGGTAAACCTTCCCAGGACGCTTGATGAAATTTCAAAGGCTTCTGAGGTCAACAAGAAGAAGATTGGCAAAGCTTATAGACATCTTGCCAAGGAGCTGAGCTTAAACCTAAAACCGACAACTCCATATTCTTATGTTGCGCAGTTCTGCAGCAAACTCGACCTAGATAAACAGGCAATTATTGTGAGTGAAGACATCGTTAGAAAGTCTATCGAGATGGGTATTTCTTCCGGAAAGGGTCCGACAGGGGTTGCTGCAGCTTCCATATACATTGCTTCTGTTATGGTAGGGAAACCGAGAACGCAAAAAGAGATTGCTAGAGTTTCTGGAGTAACTGAGGTAACAATAAGAAACCGTTACAAGGAAATAAGCAAATCTCTTGGAATCCAAGGAATCGAATAGCCTGGGCACAAAAAGATGAGAATCAACGTTGTCGACAACGGAGGTCAGTGGACGCATAGGGAGTATAGAGTCCTAAGGGACCTTGGGATAGAGTGTGAGATAATCCCAAATGATTCTCCATCTTCAAAAGCAGATAATCTTGATGGCTTGGTGCTTTCTGGCGGCGCTCCAAGTATACAGGACGAACTCAATAAGTTAGGAAATATTGGTGAAATCATTGACGATCACACGTACCCAATTTTAGGAATATGTGTCGGGGCACAGTTTATAGCTCTGCATTACGGGGGAAAAGTAGGTCCTGCAAGAAATCCGGAATTTGGAAAAGCAGAGGTTGTAATAGCAGAAACCGCTAGGATTCTAAAGGGACTGCCCGAAAAGATCACAGCATGGGAAAACCACAACGACGAAGTAAAAGATCTTCCGAAGGAATTCGAAACCCTCGCTTCGTCGAGTACATGCAGGATAGAGGCTTTTGAGCATATTAAGAAGCCAATATTCGGGATACAATTCCATCCGGAAGTAGAGAATACTCAGTATGGAAAGGAGATATTCCAAAATTTTATTGAGCTGTGCAGAAAATAAAGAAAGCTATCATTTCTGTTATAAGGTTTGGCAAATTTACATTGCGGAGACGATCTTTGGTTTACGCTTTATATTTCACAAATTTACAGATTTTTTGAGCAAGAAAGCTCTGGTCTTTAGAGAAGAGATGAATTACGAAACTTTTATGTATCGCAAAAACATTGAAATTCAAGTACAAAACTTCTTCGGTGAAAATCCTGACAAAGTCGTGCATGAAATCTACATGCATCGATTGGTCCGAAAGGACTCCGACATGAGGTTGAGAAGGTCTCCGTTCCGGTGTCTGAGTTGAGGAATGGGTTGAAGACACATCCCGATTGCATGCAGACAGGGATGTATGCAAGTGAAGCATTGATGCCCATAGAGATGCAACTTTCGGGATTGGAAGGACATCAAAGCCCGGTAATGGGTTTTCTCAAAACCGCCCAGAGCGTGAGGAACGAAGTCGAAAACGGAGTAAAAGTGAGAACCTCCGATGCTTTAGGGAGGAGGTTATGTCAGTCTCCGTCATTTGAGTGTTTTTTAAAAAATTCAAGTATTAATTTTGAAGCAAGATCCGGTTTCTCCCTATGAATTGCGTGACCTGAATCCAGAATGCTGTACTCTGAGTTAGGGAAGGAATCCCTCAGGTCATCAAGCATCCTTTTCCCGAATAATCGATCATATTTTCCCATCAGCAGTAGAACAAAATTGTTTGAAACTCTATCTATAGTTGTAAACTCAATTATCTCGGAAAGCAGGGGTGCTAGTCTTTCTGGTAAGAAAGGATTTTCATTTTCATACTCTTCGATCTCTCTTTCATGCATCTCAAAAAATTCGGGGGAAAATACATCTTTAGCTGTTTGACCAGGCACCGTTGCCCACTTCATGATCATGTTCGCTACCTCATTGTCGAATCCAGAGGTGGGCGACATTAATGCAGCATTTTTTAGTGCATCTCCAAAGTCGAATAAGGTCTCTTCTAGTATAATTGCTCCGAGGCTCACACCAACTCCAGAAAACTTACGAAAACTGTTCTCCCGCATGATTGCAACCATTTCGTAAGATAATTCTCTGAGAGAAAGTGAGAAATTGTCGCTTTTCCCATGACAGGGAAGATCTACAAGAATCCTTGTATAATCATCGTCAAGATCGTATGCGATACGCTTCATCGAATCTAAAGATCCACCAAGTCCATGAAGTAAGATAATTCCCGGCCCATTACCGTTGAGTTCGTACCAGATCTTATGGCCATTTTTAGTTGTATGGAACATCGGTAGTGAATTCTAACATAGTATTAATCTAAAGTGGCCTGGTCATTCGTGGAAGTCATTTTTCAAGTTCTAGACACTCTTCTCGCCTGAAGCCTTCAACAGACCGTCTTCAGAATTCTTCATAGTTATTCGCTTAAAGAGTAATGGTGTGGCAATGTGCTGATCCTAAGCTCCAATTCTTACTCTTCTGTACATGATCATTGCAAGGATGAAGAACAGTGCCATGATTCCGGTCATTTCAAGTGTTGTCGTCATAGTTGCTGAGTTTATGCCGGACACCATAGAATCCCTGACTATGTTGCAGACTAGGCTGACAGGGTTCACCGATGAAATAGCTCTTAGCCAGGTTGGTGTTGATGATGTTATTGGATAGAACGCTGTGCTGGCAAAATCAAGGAAGAAGAACAGAACTATGGTTATTGTATTGTAAGCTTGCATGGATTTTGCTACAACTGCTATTATAAGAAATAGAGAAGTGAAAAATACAGTCCCTATTATTAGCGCGATTATTATGTAAGGAATTGAAAGGGTAGATAGTATGAATGTTGCATTTGCTGAAAAGGCAAATCCAAGCATTATTAGACTCCCCCCAAGGGAGAACACGATTGATACAAAGACAACCCCAAGAAGGTAATCAGATCTTCTGAACGGACCAACCATCAACTGTTCAAACATGCCCCATCTTCTGTCCGCCCACAGGAGGCTTCCACCGATGTTCCCAGCCGTGAGAGTCTGCATCCCTATAATTCCGGGTGCTAGAAACGAGACGTATGATATTTTTACCGTTCCATACTCAAAATCCGGGACAATGCCCTGAAACATGAGGCCAAGTACAAAGAAATATAACACAGGAAGACCAAGAAGAAAGGCTAGAGTTCCTGGATCTACGTTTACCCTGATATTTCGTATCGTAAGTTTAATCGATGAAGGAATCATTATCGGGCCACCACCTGGAGAAATACGTCATCTAAAGTCGGGTTATTTGTAGAAATGGTTTCAATGCTAACGCCAATCGATCCAAACAAACTGAGGATTAAGGGCAAAGTTTTACCCATGTTCTTTATTATAAACTCAGACTCCTTCTCGCTTATTGAATATGCCTGAATATCAGAAATTTTGGAGAATTCTCTCTTTAATCTCTCTATTAAATCTGAACCCACTTCCAAACTGAACTTCATTTCGACCTTCCTCAGATCGCCATAAGAGTTCTTCAAAGAAACCGAAGTACCTTCTGCAGAGATTATACCGTTATTCATAATCCCGATTCTATCGCATAGGTAATCAGCTTCCTCAAGTATCTGTGTTGTAAAAAGAACAGTAAGGCCCTCCTTGGCCTTATTTCTGACAAAGTTAAGGACGTCCCTTCTCATTATTGGATCCATACCGACAGTAGGTTCGTCAAGGAACAGCACTTCCATATCATGCATGAATTCTCTAGCAACCTGAACCCTCTTTTTCTCGCCACCTGAAAGCTCAAACATTCTCTTTTTCCGTAAGTGTCCGATTTTGAAGAGGTCCATGAGGTATTCCATTCTGTTCGAAGCTTCTTCCTTAGGTATTTCCCACAGAAGCTGGTAAATCTTGAAGTTACCTTCAACTGTAGTGAAATCGAAAGCTTCACCCTGTTGTACGACTCCAATGAGTTTTCTTATTTTAGTTGCTTTATGAACTACATCCATCCCGCACACCTCCGCATTTCCTGAGGTAGGAGGAATCAATGTTGTCAGAATCCTTATTGTGGTAGTTTTTCCCGCGCCATTTCTCCCAAGAAGGCCATAGATCTCTCCCTTGGAAACAGAAAACGTAAGTCCATCTACTGCGTTTGTTTTGTTGTTATAAGATTTAACAAGATTATTTACAGCAATTTTGAATTCACTGCTATTGCTCACACAACCTTATTCTGAACAATATTAAATAACCTCTTCTTGGAATATTCCTTAAAGATGCTTTCTATGGGTAACAGAGCCGGAAATAAAGAATAGCACCAAGAATATCCTTAACATGATTTAAAAGGTATCCAAGTCGACGAGTGTTGAGAGTCTAGTTATAATCTACGATAAGCTTAACAAACACGCACATAAGAAATTTTGATCACGCAATCACTTTTTTATGTGCTTATATGCGTATACAAACGTGGCTACATACACGGAAACGAATGCAACAATGAAAAACACAGAAAGAGGATGCGTGTAAACAGACATATAAAACTTTATTCCTGTATGTATTCCTCCACTTCCGCTCGCATTATGATTTGTTAGATTCTGTATTTGGTAATTTTTTTCAACAGCGAATATGCTCGTAAACTGGTAGATCAAAAACAAAAGCAAAAGTACTGTGTCCGAGAGGAAAAGAATAAAAAATTTTCTTAATGGTTTCATTTCATCGTACTCCTAAAATTAATAGTACGAAAATGCATAATTACTTTATCCTTGCAAACCCCTTAGTTTCTGTCAAGGCGGTATTTTTCTTACTTTGAGAACTAGTTGGATGTACTAACTAATGTTTTCTTGATTCTCAAATCGATCCTTCTTATGCAAGATATCTAATAAATAGTACGGGCCAAGACATTACAAGGTTAAGGAGAAATATTGTCAGTCTAAGGAGTTCGATGACAGATCTGTAGACCAAGAAGAGAAAATAAGATTCTAGTGTTCCAGATCAATCTATTAATGGTTCGCATCTGGAAACTGATTTACAGATTCACTAACGAAAAAATGCTTATGTCTCGAGTGTATAGGCTTGGGATGGAGAATCAACCTTTATCAACCGTGTACTGGAGGAATGTTGTAGCTGCATGGTCTGGATGGGTAATGGATGGATACGTTACCAGCGCATATGCTCTTGTAACAGTCACTGTTGTAACGAGGCTTCTTATGCCACCTGATTTCGGCCTAGTCGGCGCGTTGTTCGGCCTGGCTTTGATATCTGTACCACGTATCTTTGGTTCGTTAATATTTGGCAATTTTCTGGGGGACCGGCTTGGCAGGAGGACAATGCTCACTGTTACCGTGGTGGGATTTTCACTTTCGAGCTTTCTTATCGGTTTCCTACCGACGTACAAAAGTTACGGAAACCTGGCAACTGCTCTCCTTTTCACCCTTTTGATTCTTGTGGGTCTTTTCGCCGGTGCCGAATATGGCGGTGGAACGGCCCTTGCAACTGAGAGCGTTCCTGCAGAAAAGAGGGGCTTCATCGGCTCTTTCGTGCAGAGCGGCTTTGGCATAGGGTATTTTATAGTTACATTGGTATACATAATACTAACACTCGAATATCCTGGAAATGCGTTCGAAACTATCGGATGGAGAATACTTTTCTTCACAACACTTATCCCAGGAATAATTGCACTTATCTCTAGGCTTGGTGCAAAAGAATCCCCTGTGTTTAAAAACATGAAGGAAACAAAATCCATACAGAAAGAACCTGTAATATCAATGTTCAAGAACGCTCCAAAATATGTTGTGCTTGGAATAATAATTTGCGCTGGATTACTGTTGGTAAATTCAGGAACTATAAGTTTCTATCCAACTGTTATGGAGAGCAATGCCATTTCAATCACAACTGTAGGGTATATCCTTCTTGTAGCAAACGGAGTTTCGCTTATGGGGGTATGGATAGGTGGATTCTTATCTAACTACATACCGGGCCGGAGACTTGCACTTTTGATCTACTCTTCTATATTCCTTGTTTCAATATACCCCCTTACAATCCTTGGCACGTCTTTTCATTCTATTTCTGACCTATACATAAGCTATAGCATACAGTCATTTCTCATGGCCGCAATATTTTCCACGCTTCCTAGTTTCCTTGCAGAGAGCATAAGCAAGAAATTCAGAACAACTGGCATCGGATTCATTTACAATTTTGGAGGTGCGATAGGTGGATTCGCTCCGCTTTTCATCGAATTGATTATTCCGCATTACGGAACATTCAACAGTTGGATCCTAGTCCTCTTCGTCGCCACCGTGGCGCTGTTGATAGCTATTATGCTGTCTAAAGAAACCTGGTCAAAATCAAAAAGTGGTCATAAAGATAGCATAACAGAGTAGGTCGGGCAACACAATCAGCTTAGGGATGGGTAACTTTTACTATTGTCGGAGGCATTACCATGTCAAAGGGTAATGGTGGTTTAATTGGTTGAAAACGTGATCATAATAGGTTCAGGTCCAGCAGGACTCACATCCGCTATATACACGTCGAGGGAGGAATTTTCTCCTTTAGTAATAAGCGGCACGAACGCTGGAGGTCAACTGCTTCTGACATCGTCTGTTGAGAATTATCCGGCGTTTCCAGACGGAATACTTGGCCCGGACCTCATAACGCTCATGAGAAAGCATGCTGAGAAATTCGGTGCTCGTTTTGCTGAAGGTGATGTCATTTCGGTGGATTTCAAAGGCAATCCGCTCAAGATTAAGACGACCTATGGGAACTATGAATCCAAGACTGTTATAGTCGCAACAGGGGCTTCTGCAAAATGGCTTGGAATCCCATCTGAAAGTTCTTTCATAGGCAAGGGCGTTAGCAGCTGTGCAACTTGTGATGCTCCTTTTTTCAAGAATAAGTCTGTGGTAGTTGTTGGAGGTGGAGACACAGCTATGGAAGATTCACTGTTTCTCACAAAGTTTGTGAAGTCTGTAACTATTGTGCACAGGAGAAACGAATTCCGGGCATCGAAAATTATGCAGGAAAGAGTACTCTCAAACCAAAAAGTTAGTGTTATTTATAATGCCGTTGTGGAAGAAGTGGAAGGCGATATGAAAGTCAGGAGCGTTGTCATTCGAGACGTAGAGACCAACAAGACAAGCGAGCTTCAGACGGACGGTGTGTTCGTTGCAATAGGGCATACTCCGAACACCAATTTTCTAACAGGACAGCTTGAACTTGACAGTAAAGGTTTCATAGTTACAACGGAAGAAGTGAAAACAGCTATTCCTGGGGTTTTTGTTGCAGGTGATGCTGCTGATAAAAAGTACAGGCAGGCTATTACAGCAGCTGGAAGTGGTGCTAAGGCGGCTCTTGAGGTAAGGGAATATCTTCAGAATCATTGATTGTTTATACTTTTTCAAAAGAATTTGTTTTGGACTCCTTTTCTGTAAAATTTCAAAGCGAAATTGCAAAAACAATTTTTCAATCTAAAAATAAAATGTGCGGATGCCGGGATTTGAACCCGGGTTAAGGGCTTGGGAAGCCCCTGTGATAACCACTACACTACACCCGCTCATGAAAGGTAGATAAAAAAGGAGGTTAAAAAGTCTAGTACCAACCTCTTGATTTAGCTGCGTCTGCCACTCTCTTAACAGCCACGATGTATGCAGCAGTCCTGGTGTATACGCCGTATTTCTTTGCTGTGTCGAGAACAGCTTTGGTAGCTTCTGTCATCCTGCTGTCCAGTTTCTTGTGTACGTCTTCTTCGGTCCAGTAATCGCCTGTGTTATTCTGTACCCATTCAAAGTATGACACAGTGACACCGCCAGCGTTCGACAGGAAATCTGGTAACACCAGAATTTTATTTTTCTCGAATATTTCGTCGGCCTGCGGAGTGCTAGGCCCATTTGCAAGCTCCAGGATTATCTTGGCCTTAACTTTGCCAGCGTTTTCTGCGGTAAGTTGTTCCTCTATTGCAGCTGGCACAAGAACGTCCACCTTTAGCTCGAGCAGTTCCTCGTTAGTGATGTTCTTAGATCCCGGGAAGTTCACGACCGAACCAGTCTTCTGCTTGTGTTCCAGAAGCTTATCATAATCGACTCCGTTCTCCACATAAATTGCCCCTTTTGTGTCGGAGACCGCCACAACCTTGGATCTGAACAGTTCTTTCGCAAGTTTCACTGCAAATTCGCCCGCGTTCCCGAATCCCTGGACGGCAATCGTTGCTTTCGAAAGATCAAGACCTATTGATTTTGCTGCTTCTCTTAGTACGTACAAACCTCCACGTGCTGTAGCATCTCCTCTTCCAAGAGATCCCCAGTTTTCAAGCGGCTTACCCGTAATAACGCCGGGAGCAGAATGTCTTACGATTTTTTCGTACTCATCCATCATCCAAGCCATGATCTGTGGTGTCGTGTAAACATCTGGTGCGGGTACGTCTATCTCTGGACCGATAAAGTCTGCTATTGCTCTTATATAGCCTCTGCTTAACCTTTCCAACTCACCCTTGCTCATTTTCTTGGTATCGCATATTACGCCGCCCTTTGAACCACCAAGTGGCAGATTCAGCATTGCTGTTTTCCATGTCATCCACGCAGAGAGTGCCTTAACTGTTGAGAGGGTCTCTTGCGGATGGAATCTTATTCCACCTTTTGCTGGTCCCCTTGCAGTGCTGTATCTAACACGGAACCCGGTGAAAACTTTTGTTTCGCCGTTGTCCATCTTCACAGGTATGCTCACCTGAAGAATTGCTTGGGGTTGACTGAGTAACTCTAGCGCTTGCTTATCCAATTTCATCACGACTGCAGCTTTTTTTAATTGCTGCAGGGCTATGTCAAATGGATCTAAACTTTCTGGCATATTTTCACCTAATACCTTTTATCAAAGGCAACATGATATTTCATGGCTATAGTTTAATATTTCACGACATTTAATAGCATGACTACATGTATCATCAGACATTCCAATAATGCAATATTTTTATTTCTGGCTTTAATTGACCGATCATGAGAATAACTATCCTAACAGGAATGGAAGTTAAGGAATCTGTTCTTAAACAATGTTCCGATATAGTTGGATCAAAAATCACCCAAAATCAGCCAGATGGGGCAGAAGTCCAGATCGTGACCAACCATTTTGTTCCGACTCCGAATCTCAGACTCGTTCAAACGTTAAGTGCTGGTGTCGATCATTTTGATTTTTCAATACTTCCAAAGGGGGTAACGGTGTGCAGCAATGCCGGTGCATATTCTGATCCTGTTGCAGAACACGCATTTGCTCTACTTCTGGCCAATGAGAAGAAAATTTGCAAATTCGTTCGAAAAGCACAAAACGGAGTATTTGAACGCGAAACGGTTGGCACTTTATCTGGAGCTACACTTGGCATTTTTGGTTTTGGAGGCATCGGTAGGAGTGCGGCGAGGATTGCAAAAGCCTATCGTATGAGAGTCGTCGGTTATTCAAGACATCCGGTTGAAGATCCCAACCTGGATGAATTCGCTAGCAGCGTCGAAGAATTATTCTCAAAATCAGATATTGTTTTGATATCCATTCCATTGTCGAACCTGACGAGGGGGATCGTCTCCCGCGACCTCCTGAAAAAATTCCATGGTAATGTGATAATAAATGTTGCAAGGGCGGGAGTTGTAAATGAACAGGATATGCTTGAATATCTTAGAAATAATTCAGATTTCTATTATCTCACAGATGTCTGGTGGAACGAGCCAAATGTTTCCTTTCCAATTCCAGAAAATGCAATTCTGACCCCTCATGTCGCAGGAAACGTTGATGAATCCATAAGTTCATGGCGATTCATCTATGCGTGCAAAAACATAAAAAAATTTATTGATGGATACCCTGAAAACGTTGTAGATGTTTCCGAATATGCAAAAAAATGAAATTTTCTTAGAAATTTTAGAATTCGAAAAGCGTTGACTGCTGCTTGGAGGTTTTTTCCTCATCTTTAATCGGTCTTGCAATATCTGATGAAAATTCCATTAATTTTGACTGGCTAAATGGAATAACCTTTCCGTAGTCTTCTTCCAAGCCTTCCAGGACTCTGTTCAACGTTTCTTCTATTCTGCGCGCATAATAGTCCCAATCAGGTCTGTCCGTAAATGGGGCACCGTCTATGAATGGCTCGACTTCCTGCGGTGTTTTCCTACTGTTTGTGACAATCCAGGAAACTTTCATTCCAGGAATAAAAGTCTCTCCGCGCTCAATGAGTTTCTTTGCAATTCTAACATTTGCCAGGGATTTTTCGTCCTTGTATTCACCGTGTTCACCGAACTTCTTCACGCTCCTGGATATAACTAGCTTTGAAATATCGATCGACTCGTCCCCCCTTTTTACCATGGTCAGCAAGTCGTTCCTGTAGTTTATTGCTCCATCCACATCTCTGTTCATTATGAACTCGAAAACTTTTGAAAGCGCTTCGCTTTGCAGATCGAAGGAATCGGTCCTTCTCACCTCATAGCCACGGATGAGGATCTCACCTTTTTGCGTCTCAGGATATACTATACGTCCTGCATATCTCTTCTTTGCTCCATGCGAAAAGAACGGATCCATTACCTTCTCAAATTCCAATATTACACCCTGCTCCCTGGAGAGGCGTTCACTGAGTGAATTTCCGACCTTGACAGCATCCTCTGTGCTCTTGCTCTGCGATTCTATGAATATACTGTCTGTATCTC is a window from the Thermoplasmatales archaeon genome containing:
- a CDS encoding 2-hydroxyacid dehydrogenase gives rise to the protein MRITILTGMEVKESVLKQCSDIVGSKITQNQPDGAEVQIVTNHFVPTPNLRLVQTLSAGVDHFDFSILPKGVTVCSNAGAYSDPVAEHAFALLLANEKKICKFVRKAQNGVFERETVGTLSGATLGIFGFGGIGRSAARIAKAYRMRVVGYSRHPVEDPNLDEFASSVEELFSKSDIVLISIPLSNLTRGIVSRDLLKKFHGNVIINVARAGVVNEQDMLEYLRNNSDFYYLTDVWWNEPNVSFPIPENAILTPHVAGNVDESISSWRFIYACKNIKKFIDGYPENVVDVSEYAKK